A region from the Serinibacter arcticus genome encodes:
- a CDS encoding sugar phosphate isomerase/epimerase family protein: protein MTSEARPADLARLSLNTATTKHLTLAEAAEVAARAGLSAIGPWRDRVQEVGADRAAQILADFGLRASSLCRGGFLTAADAEGRRTALDDNRRAIEEAATIGTSELIMVVGGLPASRVPGGAAEPYASGDGVDPGRDLGAARDRVADRIGELVPFAASHGVRLVLEPLHPIFAADRAVISTLGQALSIAEAFEAAVVGVVVDTYHVWWDPDLQRQIARAGLERRIASYQVCDWTLPLAADPLLSRGHVGDGFIDFATITSWIAQTRYRGDIEVEIFNDDVWNAPADETLSTMVDRYRRHVAPHL from the coding sequence GTGACGAGCGAGGCCAGGCCCGCCGACCTCGCTCGTCTGTCCCTCAACACCGCCACCACCAAGCACCTCACGCTCGCGGAGGCGGCCGAGGTCGCCGCTCGGGCGGGTCTGAGCGCCATCGGCCCGTGGCGGGACCGCGTGCAGGAGGTCGGTGCCGACCGCGCCGCCCAGATCCTCGCCGACTTCGGCCTGCGGGCCTCCTCGCTGTGCCGGGGCGGTTTCCTCACGGCGGCCGACGCCGAGGGCCGACGCACCGCGCTGGACGACAACAGGCGGGCGATCGAGGAGGCGGCCACGATCGGCACGTCCGAGCTGATCATGGTGGTCGGCGGGCTGCCGGCCTCCCGCGTCCCCGGCGGCGCCGCCGAGCCGTACGCGAGCGGCGACGGCGTCGACCCCGGTCGCGACCTCGGTGCGGCCAGGGACCGGGTCGCCGACCGCATCGGCGAGCTCGTGCCGTTCGCTGCCTCGCACGGCGTCCGGCTCGTCCTCGAGCCGCTGCACCCGATCTTCGCGGCCGACCGCGCCGTCATCTCGACGTTGGGCCAGGCCCTCAGCATCGCCGAGGCGTTCGAGGCCGCGGTCGTCGGCGTCGTCGTCGACACCTACCACGTGTGGTGGGACCCGGACCTGCAGCGGCAGATCGCCCGCGCCGGCCTGGAGCGGCGCATCGCCTCCTACCAGGTGTGCGACTGGACGCTCCCGCTCGCGGCCGACCCGCTGCTCTCGCGCGGCCACGTCGGGGACGGCTTCATCGACTTCGCCACCATCACCTCCTGGATCGCGCAGACCCGCTACCGCGGCGACATCGAGGTGGAGATCTTCAACGACGACGTCTGGAACGCCCCGGCGGACGAGACCCTGTCGACGATGGTGGACCGCTACCGCCGCCACGTGGCCCCGCACCTGTAG
- the rhaI gene encoding L-rhamnose isomerase — MTIEAVKRALLAQTVEVPSWAYGNSGTRFKVFTTPGTPRDPWEKIADAAQVNAFTGAAPRVSLHVPWDEVEDYDALATHARDLGVRIGTINSNVFQDDDYRLGSLANPDPAVRAKAVAHHLDCLEVMRAVGSTDLKIWLADGTNYPGQDSIRARQDRIADGLAEIYAALRPDERILLEYKFFEPFFYTTDVPDWGTSLVHCLALGDQAQVVLDTGHHAPGTNIEFIVAQLLRLGRLGAFDFNSRFYADDDLIVGAADPFQLFRIMHEIVGAGALDPALGVNFMLDQCHNIEEKIPGQIRSITNVQEATAKALLVDADALDVAQRSGDVLGANDVLMDAYNTDVRPLLAQVRQEQGLDPHPLRAFAASGYADRVAAERVGGTQAGWGA; from the coding sequence GTGACCATCGAAGCCGTGAAGCGGGCACTCCTCGCGCAGACCGTCGAGGTCCCCTCGTGGGCCTACGGCAACTCCGGCACCCGGTTCAAGGTGTTCACCACTCCCGGGACGCCGCGCGACCCGTGGGAGAAGATCGCCGACGCCGCCCAGGTCAACGCCTTCACCGGGGCGGCCCCGCGGGTGTCGCTGCACGTGCCGTGGGACGAGGTCGAGGACTACGACGCTCTCGCCACCCACGCCCGCGACCTCGGGGTGCGGATCGGGACGATCAACTCCAACGTCTTCCAGGACGACGACTACCGCCTGGGCTCGCTCGCCAACCCCGACCCCGCCGTGCGCGCCAAGGCCGTCGCCCATCACCTCGACTGCCTCGAGGTGATGCGAGCCGTCGGCAGCACCGACCTGAAGATCTGGCTCGCCGACGGCACCAACTACCCGGGCCAGGACTCCATCCGGGCGCGCCAGGACCGGATCGCGGACGGCCTCGCGGAGATCTACGCGGCCCTGCGGCCCGACGAGCGGATCCTGCTGGAGTACAAGTTCTTCGAGCCGTTCTTCTACACCACCGACGTGCCGGACTGGGGCACGTCGCTCGTGCACTGCCTCGCGCTCGGCGACCAGGCCCAGGTGGTGCTCGACACCGGCCACCACGCCCCCGGCACCAACATCGAGTTCATCGTGGCGCAGCTGCTGCGCCTGGGACGCCTGGGCGCCTTCGACTTCAACTCGCGGTTCTACGCGGACGACGACCTCATCGTCGGCGCGGCCGACCCGTTCCAGCTGTTCCGGATCATGCACGAGATCGTCGGGGCGGGGGCCCTGGACCCGGCGCTCGGCGTCAACTTCATGCTCGACCAGTGCCACAACATCGAGGAGAAGATCCCCGGCCAGATCCGGTCGATCACGAACGTCCAGGAGGCGACGGCCAAGGCGCTGCTGGTGGACGCCGACGCCCTCGACGTCGCCCAGCGGTCGGGCGACGTGCTCGGCGCCAACGACGTGCTGATGGACGCGTACAACACCGACGTCCGCCCGCTCCTGGCCCAGGTGCGCCAGGAGCAGGGGCTCGACCCGCACCCCCTGCGGGCCTTCGCCGCCAGTGGCTACGCCGACCGCGTCGCGGCCGAGCGCGTCGGCGGCACCCAGGCCGGCTGGGGCGCCTGA
- a CDS encoding 3-ketoacyl-ACP reductase, which produces MTLEPAAVPVALVTGGSRGIGLGITERLLADGFAVAILATREEPEGLVARLDGIAGEPGRVRYLQGSVADPADHARYLDDAVDAWGRLDLLVNNAGVAPSVRADILEATPESFDRVIGINLRGPYFLTQAFANRVLALRGPLEALPEPPVRPVATIVNVSSTSAVTVSVNRGDYCLSKAGVGMATQLFAARLASEGVVVYEVRPGIIATDMTAGVTSKYDAFFAAGNVPIARWGRPADVAGAVSLLASGQTPYSTGEIFNVDGGLHIPTL; this is translated from the coding sequence ATGACTCTCGAGCCGGCAGCCGTCCCCGTCGCCCTGGTGACGGGAGGGAGCCGAGGCATCGGCCTCGGGATCACGGAACGACTGCTCGCCGACGGGTTCGCCGTCGCGATCCTCGCCACCCGGGAGGAGCCCGAGGGCCTCGTGGCGCGGCTCGACGGAATCGCGGGTGAGCCGGGGCGCGTGCGCTACCTGCAGGGGTCCGTGGCCGATCCTGCCGACCACGCCCGCTACCTCGACGACGCCGTGGACGCCTGGGGCCGGCTCGACCTCCTGGTCAACAACGCCGGCGTCGCCCCGAGCGTGCGCGCCGACATCCTCGAGGCCACGCCCGAGAGCTTCGACCGCGTCATCGGCATCAACCTGCGCGGTCCGTACTTCCTCACGCAGGCGTTCGCCAACCGCGTGCTCGCGCTGCGCGGCCCGCTCGAGGCGCTGCCCGAGCCCCCGGTGCGCCCCGTCGCCACGATCGTCAACGTCTCCTCGACGTCGGCCGTCACCGTGAGCGTGAACCGCGGCGACTACTGCCTGTCCAAGGCGGGCGTCGGGATGGCGACGCAGCTGTTCGCGGCCCGGCTCGCGAGCGAGGGGGTCGTGGTCTACGAGGTCCGCCCCGGCATCATCGCCACCGACATGACCGCCGGCGTGACGAGCAAGTACGACGCCTTCTTCGCCGCCGGGAACGTGCCGATCGCGCGCTGGGGCCGGCCGGCCGACGTCGCGGGCGCCGTCTCCCTGCTCGCGTCCGGCCAGACCCCGTACTCCACCGGCGAGATCTTCAACGTCGACGGCGGCCTCCACATCCCGACGCTCTGA
- a CDS encoding FAD-binding protein, with translation MTTQPARNTQPAPLVIDGLDVPVLTADTVVVGTGSAGYCAADRLHDLGGGTIVMVADKIGAGASRNAGSDKQTYYKLTLSGGDDDSVREMAETLFSGGAMDGDNALAEAALSARGFLHLVDLGVPFPQNRYGEFIGYKTDHDPRRRATSVGPYTSRSMVTQLEKKVQRDGTLILDECRVVDVVTTTAADGTRAVAGLLVLRTDVPHVPSPAQETETHDGDGAAPASPYLLLRCSNLVYATGGPAGMYRTRVFPNGQWGASGAAYRAGVHGKNLTEWQFGLASTKPRWNVSGTYMQVIPRFVSFDAEGGDEREFLTEMIDDYGALMSLVFLKGYQWPFDIRKARDGSSLIDLLVYRETVLRGRTVFLDFTRNPVQDTFDPSALSPEAYDYLERAGALTGTPIERLRTMNEPAYQFYLDRNPYVDLTKDLLEVDVCAQHNNGGLVVDAWWQSNVAGLFPVGEAGGAHGVYRPGGAALNSGQVGATRAAQFIAARRGPEHVSVLEDAAFAVAAAPVLADARALVAGATARAAAGEPENVHELLRDLQALMSEKAGPVRSAASIGEALTQVTAWLADYEGIVTASASSRQSVNRTFLVRDTLTSAYVYLSAMQDYVDHGGRSRGSVLYTDAGGDLPVASWGEGAGQALDLPEIFRFALDGGALDSEVQEAALDDGEASFRWRPRRPLPEDDDFFENVWRAFRDNGNVY, from the coding sequence GTGACCACGCAGCCCGCCCGGAACACCCAGCCCGCTCCCCTGGTGATCGACGGCCTCGACGTCCCCGTCCTCACCGCCGACACCGTCGTCGTCGGCACCGGGTCGGCCGGCTACTGCGCCGCCGACCGCCTGCACGACCTCGGCGGCGGGACGATCGTCATGGTCGCCGACAAGATCGGTGCCGGCGCGAGCCGGAACGCCGGGAGCGACAAGCAGACCTACTACAAGCTGACGCTCTCCGGCGGTGACGACGACTCCGTGCGCGAGATGGCCGAGACCCTTTTCTCCGGCGGCGCGATGGACGGCGACAACGCCCTCGCGGAGGCGGCGCTGTCCGCCCGCGGCTTCCTCCACCTCGTCGACCTCGGCGTGCCGTTCCCGCAGAACCGGTACGGGGAGTTCATCGGCTACAAGACCGACCACGACCCCCGCCGTCGCGCCACGTCCGTCGGCCCGTACACGAGCCGCTCGATGGTCACGCAGCTGGAGAAGAAGGTGCAGCGCGACGGCACCCTGATCCTCGACGAGTGCCGTGTCGTCGACGTCGTCACCACCACCGCGGCCGACGGCACCCGCGCGGTCGCGGGCCTGCTCGTGCTGCGGACGGACGTGCCGCACGTGCCGTCCCCCGCGCAGGAGACGGAGACGCACGACGGCGACGGCGCGGCGCCCGCCTCCCCCTACCTCCTGCTGCGGTGCAGCAACCTCGTCTACGCCACCGGCGGCCCCGCCGGCATGTACCGCACGCGCGTCTTCCCGAACGGCCAGTGGGGCGCGTCGGGCGCCGCCTACCGCGCGGGCGTGCACGGCAAGAACCTCACCGAGTGGCAGTTCGGGCTGGCCTCCACCAAGCCGCGGTGGAACGTGTCCGGCACCTACATGCAGGTGATCCCGCGCTTCGTCTCCTTCGACGCCGAGGGGGGTGACGAGCGCGAGTTCCTCACCGAAATGATCGACGACTACGGCGCGCTCATGAGTCTCGTGTTCCTCAAGGGCTACCAGTGGCCGTTCGACATCCGCAAGGCGCGCGACGGCTCGAGCCTCATCGACCTGCTCGTCTACCGCGAGACGGTGCTGCGCGGGCGGACCGTGTTCCTCGACTTCACCCGCAACCCGGTGCAGGACACCTTCGACCCCAGCGCGCTGTCCCCCGAGGCGTACGACTACCTCGAGCGCGCGGGCGCCCTCACCGGCACCCCGATCGAGCGCCTGCGGACCATGAACGAGCCCGCCTACCAGTTCTACCTCGACCGAAACCCGTACGTGGACCTGACCAAGGATCTCCTCGAGGTCGACGTCTGCGCGCAGCACAACAACGGTGGCCTCGTGGTCGACGCGTGGTGGCAGTCCAACGTGGCCGGTCTGTTCCCGGTCGGCGAGGCGGGCGGCGCGCACGGCGTCTACCGCCCCGGCGGCGCGGCGCTGAACTCCGGTCAGGTCGGCGCGACGCGGGCGGCGCAGTTCATCGCGGCGCGGCGCGGCCCCGAGCACGTGAGCGTGCTCGAGGACGCGGCCTTCGCCGTCGCGGCCGCCCCGGTGCTCGCCGACGCGCGTGCGCTCGTCGCCGGCGCCACCGCCCGCGCGGCCGCGGGCGAGCCGGAGAACGTGCACGAGCTGCTGCGCGACCTCCAGGCCCTCATGAGCGAGAAGGCCGGTCCCGTCCGCAGCGCCGCCTCGATCGGCGAGGCGCTGACGCAGGTCACCGCGTGGCTCGCCGACTACGAGGGGATCGTGACGGCGTCGGCGTCCTCGCGGCAGTCCGTCAACCGCACGTTCCTCGTGCGGGACACGCTCACCTCCGCCTACGTGTACCTGTCGGCGATGCAGGACTACGTCGACCACGGCGGCCGCTCGCGGGGGTCGGTGCTCTACACCGACGCCGGCGGCGACCTGCCCGTCGCGAGCTGGGGCGAGGGGGCGGGGCAGGCGCTCGACCTGCCCGAGATCTTCCGGTTCGCGCTCGACGGCGGGGCGCTGGACTCCGAGGTCCAGGAGGCCGCGCTGGACGACGGCGAGGCGTCCTTCCGGTGGCGCCCGCGCCGCCCGCTGCCCGAGGACGACGACTTCTTCGAGAACGTCTGGCGGGCCTTCCGCGACAACGGGAACGTCTACTGA
- a CDS encoding LacI family DNA-binding transcriptional regulator, translating to MRQRPSVTDVASVAGVSVGTVSNVLNRPDRVSGPTRARVEKAIADLGFVPSASARQLRAGVAQSVGAIVLDLANPFFTSVMRGIEDRLAEESLALMVSSTDDDPARETHFLRMYEQHEVRGILVTPVGTDHSELAAVRDRGTRVVLMDSDGDSAFPGVSVDDAHGGHLAVAHLLDLGRRRITFLNGPSTIRQCLDRLTGARRAVVDAGLNPDEVLTERVLPALNADAGEAAAHALLALPRSERPDAVFCVNDLVALGVLRTLLRAGVEVPQRIPVVGYDDIGFASMLMVPLTTIRQPTHQIGWSAADLLLRPQPESLAQVRFSPELVVRASSVAAG from the coding sequence ATGCGGCAGCGCCCGTCCGTCACCGACGTCGCCTCCGTGGCCGGGGTGTCCGTCGGCACCGTCTCGAACGTTCTCAACCGGCCGGACCGGGTCTCCGGCCCCACGAGGGCGCGGGTGGAGAAGGCCATCGCCGACCTGGGCTTCGTGCCCAGCGCCTCGGCCAGGCAGCTGCGAGCGGGGGTCGCGCAGAGCGTCGGGGCGATCGTGCTCGACCTCGCCAACCCGTTCTTCACGTCCGTGATGCGCGGCATCGAGGACCGCCTGGCCGAAGAGTCCCTGGCCCTGATGGTGTCCTCGACCGACGACGACCCGGCCCGCGAGACGCACTTCCTGCGGATGTACGAGCAGCACGAGGTGCGCGGGATCCTCGTCACCCCGGTCGGGACCGACCACTCCGAGCTCGCCGCCGTCCGTGACCGCGGCACGCGCGTGGTCCTCATGGACTCCGACGGCGACTCGGCCTTCCCCGGCGTCTCCGTCGACGACGCCCACGGCGGCCACCTCGCCGTCGCCCACCTCCTGGACCTCGGCCGTCGCCGGATCACATTCCTCAACGGGCCGAGCACCATCCGGCAGTGCCTCGACCGGCTCACCGGCGCCCGGCGCGCGGTGGTGGACGCCGGCCTCAACCCCGACGAGGTGCTGACCGAGCGGGTCCTGCCCGCCCTGAACGCCGATGCCGGCGAGGCGGCCGCCCACGCGCTGCTCGCCCTGCCCAGGTCGGAGAGGCCGGACGCCGTGTTCTGCGTCAACGACCTCGTCGCCCTCGGCGTGCTGCGCACACTGCTGCGGGCCGGCGTCGAGGTGCCGCAACGGATCCCCGTGGTCGGCTACGACGACATCGGCTTCGCGAGCATGCTCATGGTGCCGCTCACCACGATCCGGCAACCGACGCACCAGATCGGCTGGTCCGCCGCCGATCTGCTGCTCCGGCCGCAGCCCGAGAGCCTGGCGCAGGTGCGCTTCTCGCCCGAGCTGGTGGTCCGCGCCTCGTCCGTCGCCGCCGGCTGA